A genomic window from Vitis riparia cultivar Riparia Gloire de Montpellier isolate 1030 chromosome 18, EGFV_Vit.rip_1.0, whole genome shotgun sequence includes:
- the LOC117905756 gene encoding putative pentatricopeptide repeat-containing protein At5g40405, with product MKPLSQLSEPNFLHLRLFDRSSHIYSRILLSVGYLASDNCTFMFLVRTSAQLLAHGIGSSAHGAITKCGFEHEPHVQSGLIYINTGLGGLVACHWVSSSICEPDLVCQTAMVSTYAKVGDFAFKPFDKMPRKDPVA from the coding sequence ATGAAGCCTCTGTCACAACTCTCAGAACCCAACTTCCTTCATCTTCGACTCTTTGATCGGAGCTCTCACATCTATAGTAGAATTCTTCTTTCTGTTGGCTATCTGGCCTCTGATAACTGCACTTTCATGTTCTTGGTTCGCACCTCTGCTCAGCTATTAGCGCATGGGATTGGTTCATCTGCACATGGTGCCATTACGAAATGTGGATTTGAGCATGAGCCACATGTTCAAAGTGGCCTGATTTACATAAACACAGGATTGGGTGGTTTGGTTGCTTGCCATTGGGTGTCTTCATCAATTTGTGAGCCAGATTTGGTGTGTCAAACGGCAATGGTCAGTACATATGCCAAGGTGGGAGATTTTGCTTTTAAGCCATTTGATAAAATGCCCCGCAAGGACCCTGTTGCATAG
- the LOC117905758 gene encoding disease resistance protein RUN1-like, producing the protein MLIQEIVTDILNRLFHISSSDAKNLVGINSSLQEMELLLCLESREVRMVGIWGMAGIGKTTLAKAIYQHISGHFEACSFLENVGDDLEKRGFLGLEEKFLSQLLEDRNLNVKGLSSIKARLHFKKVLIVIDDVNSSKILEVLVGKHDWFGQGSRIIVTTRNKHLLVMHGVDEVYEVRKLNNDNALELFSHYAFKQVHPQEDYVELSQRVMVYAQGLPLALKVLGSFLFSKSKHEWESELAKLRRIPNMEIQDVLQVSFYGLDDKERDIFLDIACFFKGEDKDYVMKILNGCGFFPDIGIRVLIEKSLITILDNRLMMHDLLQEMGREIVRQTSLKEPGKRSRLWFHEDVYHVLTKKTATEEVEAMFLDLSNLEEILFTTEAFARMNRLRLLKVYKSQDPRDEVCTSQKEECKVMFSRD; encoded by the exons ATGCTCATCCAGGAAATTGTCACAGATATTTTGAATAGATTATTTCATATATCCTCAAGTGATGCCAAGAACCTGGTTGGAATAAATTCTAGCTTACAAGAAATGGAATTGCTATTATGTCTTGAGTCTAGAGAAGTTCGAATGGTAGGAATTTGGGGTATGGCAGGCATAGGTAAAACAACTCTTGCCAAAGCTATTTATCAGCATATCTCTGGTCATTTTGAAGCTTGCTCCTTTCTTGAAAATGTAGGAGATGATTTGGAGAAACGAGGGTTCCTTGGATTAGAGGAAAAATTTCTTTCTCAACTATTGGAGGATAGAAATCTAAACGTTAAAGGACTCAGTTCTATAAAAGCGAGGCTTCATTTCAAAAAGGTTCTCATTGTCATTGATGATGTGAACAGTTCAAAAATATTGGAAGTATTAGTCGGAAAGCATGATTGGTTTGGTCAAGGAAGCCGAATCATTGTAACAACAAGAAATAAGCACTTGCTAGTTATGCATGGAGTAGATGAGGTATATGAGgttaggaaattaaataatgataatgCTCTTGAGCTCTTCAGTCATTATGCCTTCAAACAAGTCCATCCCCAAGAAGATTATGTGGAGCTGTCCCAGCGTGTAATGGTTTATGCTCAAGGGCTTCCATTGGCTCTTAAAGTTTTAGGTTCATTTTTATTTAGCAAGAGCAAGCATGAATGGGAAAGTGAACTGGCTAAACTAAGAAGAATTCCTAATATGGAAATTCAAGATGTGCTACAAGTGAGTTTTTATGGGTTGGATGACAAAGAGAGGGATATATTTCTAGACattgcatgtttttttaaagGAGAGGACAAAGATTATGTTATGAAAATCCTAAATGGTTGTGGTTTCTTCCCAGATATTGGAATAAGAGTTCTCATTGAGAAGTCCCTCATTACTATTTTAGACAATAGGTTGATGATGCATGATTTGTTACAAGAAATGGGTAGAGAAATTGTTCGTCAAACATCCCTTAAAGAACCTGGAAAACGCAGCAGGTTGTGGTTTCATGAAGATGTTTATCATGTATTGACAAAAAAAACG GCAACTGAAGAAGTTGAAGCAATGTTCCTTGACTTGTCTAATTTAGAAGAAATACTTTTTACTACTGAAGCATTTGCACGAATGAATAGACTTAGATTGCTCAAAGTCTATAAATCTCAAGATCCCAGAGATGAAGTATGTACTTCACAAAAGGAAGAGTGCAAGGTTATGTTTTCAAGGGAC